Sequence from the Mesorhizobium sp. PAMC28654 genome:
TTCCCGACCTGCGCTCCGAGCTGCTGTTCAAGGAAGACCTGACGCCGGTCTGCAGCCGAAAACTCTTCCATCAAGTCCTAGGCGACAAACCGGTTTCGAAGGTGACGCCGGAAGATCTGCGCCACTTCACGCTCCTGCATTCCGACACCTGCACCCATAATTGGGAATCCTGGCTTGGTTTTGCCGGCGCCAGCTTCGTGCTCAACGAAACCAAAAGCATCTATTTCGATTCATGCATGATGTCCTATGAAGCAGCCAATGCAGGAATGGGTTTTGCCGTCGCGAACCGTGCCTACATAGCCAGCGACATCCGTGCCGACCGCCTGGTGGCGCCGTTCGCGGTTCATCATCCGAACACAGCCGGTTGGTATTTCGTCTGTCCCGACAAGACGCTTGCCGCTCGCAAGGTGTTGCTTTTCAAGCAATGGATCATGGCCGAGGCGGGCCTTACACAACTCCAGCTGGATGTCGAAATCGAGGCCTGAGCCTGGGTGACCTCTGGATCGGGCGAGCATCGGGCTGATTGTCCACCGACAAGATTCAACGGATAAAGCAAGGCCTGAAGGTGGGAGCTATCGGTTGTTGGACGCCTCCGCCCAATCGGCACAACCCGTCCTGGTCGGCAAGACCATTGAGCTTAGACCGCTTCAGCAAGAACATTCACGGGGTCTTCTGGATGCGGCGGCGGATGGCGAGTTGTGGGCACTGAAGGCCACCGTTGTTCCCGGGCCCGGCACCGTCGATGAATATATAGCCACCGCGTTGGCGGGTCGGCAGACCGGCACCGTGATGCCTTACGTTGTGGTGATGCGCGATACGGGACTGGTCTGTGGGAGTACGCGGTTCTGGAAGATCGATCGCAAGAACAGAAAGCTGGAGATCGGCCATACCTGGCTTAGTGGCTCGGTCCAGCGATCAGGGGTCAACACCGAGGCGAAGTACCTTCTTTTGACCCATGCATTCGAGGTCATGGAATGTGTGCGCGTACAATTCACCACGGACGAACTCAATGACAGATCGAGAGCGACCATTCTGCGAATTGGAGCAAAGCAGGAAGGGATCGTTCGCAACGAGCGCATCATGCCCGATGGGCGCAAGCGCAACTCTGTCCGCTTCAGCATCATTGATTCCGAGTGGCCCGACGTAAAGACGATGCTGCGGCAGAAAATGAGCCGATAGTCCGTGTCGGTCGCGAAGCCCGATCAATAGCTTTCCGACAAGCCGGCGAATAATCGCGCCATGACGCAGGGGAAAGACTCAGCTAACATCAGATTTGCGGCGGACCTGATTTCCGCTTGGCCGGCGCTTTTTCCTCCCAAGCGGCGCCGGCCTTCTTCCATGACATCCCGATCAAATCAGGCGAAGGCCCTGCCTTCCTCGGTGCGTTGGAACAATGCCAGATCCAACCCAAGGCTTGGCCGGCCCAGGATGGTCAGAATGGTATGCGCCTGGCCGCGATGATGGGTCTGGTGGTTGAACAGATGGGCAAGCGCCGGCGCCTGCCGCTGCGAGACGGTGCGCATGTCGGACACGGTCATGTAGGTGAAGCGACCCAAAAGCGCCTTGTCGCTGAGCCCCCCGACCCAGTCGATGATCCGCCTGTCCTCGGCCTCGCGTGCGTCCCGCAATACGGGCAAAGCCCGGTGAAGGATCGCGTCCAGGCTGGTTGGCGCGTCACCCTCGCCGGTGAAGCGCTTCATCCAGATGCGATCGGTGGTCAGGAGATGATTGAGAGTTCCCATCATCGAACCGAAGAAGGCGCCTGTGTTGCGATTGAATTCCTCGTCGACGAGTTCGGCAGCAGCCTCGTAAATGCGGCCATTGGCCCATTGATTATAGGCCGCGAACATCATGAAGTGCTGTTTCAATCTTTTTCTCCCGGCCCCGCATTCGGCTCGGGCCTACCTAAACCGCGGGAACGCCAACGCCAATGACCATTTTGCTCTATGATCTCGTCGGGCATGACCCTGCCCGTCCGTTCAGTCCGCATTGCTGGAAGGCGGCGATGGCGCTTGCCCACAAGGGGCTGGACATCTCGACCGTCCCTACGCGTTTTCTAGAGGTGCCAACCATCGAAGGCGGCGTGTCGAAAACCATTCCGGTGATCCGTGACGGCGAGACGGTCGTTGCCGACTCCTTCGCCATCGCTGTCTATCTCGACGAGGCCTATCCGGATCGGCCGACGCTGTTTGGTGGTGCCGGTGGCAAGGCGATGGCGCGTTTCATCGAACGCTGGTCGCAGCTGACGATCCATCCCTACATCACCACCGCGGCGCTGATCGACCTTTACGGCATGCAGGACGAGGCGAACTCGGTCTACTTCAGACAGAGCCGCGAGGCACGGCTGGGCAAAAAATTGGAAGATGTCACGGCTGCCCGCGATGCCGGACTTGGCAGCTTTCGCGCCTCGCTGGAGCCATTGCGCTCGATGCTTGCCTACCAGCCGTTCATCGGCGGCCCGTCGCCGCTGTTTGCCGACTACATCGTCTTCGGTGCACTGCAGTGGGCACGCATCGCTTCGCCCTATCGGCTGCTCGACGACGGGGATGTCGTGGCACAGTGGTTCGAACGCTGCCTCGACCTCAATGGCGGTCTCGGCCGAAAGGTCTCCGCGGCGGCGTAGCGGACATCTGTTTCACTTCCGCTTCGATCGGTGCCGCACACGACGCCGATCGACAGCTCTCGTCATCACGCCGAATTGAAGGGTGAGACAATCCGCTCCCCTGTGAAATGCGACAATCCGGCTACACAAGCGTCGCTTCGGGCATCTCATTACAGGCCCGATCCAGGCAAGAGTGACCAACACCCCAGATATACAAAGGCAGCGCGACGGCATGACGTCAGGCCCCGAATTCCTCGACGGCTTTCGCGCCGAGCTCCTCAACCTTTTCCTGTGGCGAAGAGACGTGCGCCGTTTTAAGCCGACGCCGCTTCCCGAGGGAACCCTGGAGCGATTGCTGGGCCTTGCCAGCATTGCCCCCTCTGTAGGACTGAGCCAGCCCTGGCGGTTTGTCGTGGTGCAAAGTCCGGAGCGCCGTGACGCTGTCAGAGCCAGTTTTGAACAGTGCAATGCGCAGGCGCTCGCATCGTTTTCCGGCGAGCGCGCCTCGCTCTACGCGCGTCTGAAGCTCGCCGGCTTGACCGAAGCGCCCTGCCAGTTCGCGGTTTTCGCCGACCGCACGACCGAACAAGGGCACGGGCTTGGCCGCCTGACCATGCCGGCCACCATCGAATACTCGGCGGTGATGGCCGTTCATACCTTGTGGCTGGCGGCGCGCGCCGAAGGAATTGGCATGGGGTGGGTCTCCATCCTCGATCCGGTCCAGATGGCGTCGATCCTGGAAGCGCCACCCGAATGGACATTCATCGGCTACTTCTGCGTTGGCTACCCGACCGAGGAACAATGCACGCCGGTGCTGGAGCAGGAAGGCTGGGAGTTCCGACGCCCCTCGATGATCATAACGCGTTGAGCCGATGCCAAGATGGATCCGGGCTTGCCGAGGAGCAATCATGTCACGTGTTGCAGCACCGGCACGAGCCGCCAATCCACCGTGCCGTGGTCGATCATGGCATGGACGGGCGAGCCGCGCATTTCGGTAACGATGCCGTTGGCGCCCGCCTCGGCGTTGGCCATCGTCTCCCATGCGAGGATGTCGATGATGGTGCCGTCGTCATGCTGGGTGATACGTCGCCAGCAAAAGCCCAACTGGCGCTTCAGATAGGTGTTGACGTCGTCGTTGGCGGCGACGAAGTCCTCGGCGGTATGGCTGCCAACAAGCCTGAAGGTGGTAACTTCCAGGGTTTCCGTCATTTCACGTCTCCCGGCGTTTTCCAACTCGGACCTCAGCCCAGCGAAAGCAGCCGGCGGAATGGTCGTTGACAATGCCGACCGCCTGCATCCAGGCATGGACGATAGTCGGGCCGACGAATTTGAAGCCACGCCGCTTCATCTCCTTTGAAATTTGCTCGGACAAAGGCGACGACGCGACCCAACCATGGCCATCGCCCTTTGCTACCTTGCCTTCGGTGAAGGACCAGCAGAAGTCCGCGAAGCTTTCACCCCGCTCCGCCATCTCGCAGAAAATGCGCGCACCCTGGATCGTCGCCTCGATCTTGGCTCGGGCGCGGATAATACCGATGTCGGCCATCAGGCGCTCGATGTCGGATGCACCGAATCGTGCGACTTTCTCCGGGTCGAAGCCGGCGAAGGCGGTTCGGAAGGCTTGGCGTTTTCTGAGCACGGTGATCCAGGCGAGGCCCGCCTGGAACCCTTCCAGCATCAACATTTCCCACAGCATGCGCGCGTCGCGCTGCGGA
This genomic interval carries:
- a CDS encoding LysR substrate-binding domain-containing protein, whose product is MRLLSQVNLNSLKIVESAARHRNFTRAGEEQFITASAVSQRVKSLEDQLRFKIFLRGGNAVSLTPEGETYVSRVREALERIVAASMEATGQSQEHVLKISVLPTFAARWLFPRLPQFQQQYPDIEMRVSTSYATHEFATSEYDVEIRYGDGSFPDLRSELLFKEDLTPVCSRKLFHQVLGDKPVSKVTPEDLRHFTLLHSDTCTHNWESWLGFAGASFVLNETKSIYFDSCMMSYEAANAGMGFAVANRAYIASDIRADRLVAPFAVHHPNTAGWYFVCPDKTLAARKVLLFKQWIMAEAGLTQLQLDVEIEA
- a CDS encoding GNAT family N-acetyltransferase; translation: MDASAQSAQPVLVGKTIELRPLQQEHSRGLLDAAADGELWALKATVVPGPGTVDEYIATALAGRQTGTVMPYVVVMRDTGLVCGSTRFWKIDRKNRKLEIGHTWLSGSVQRSGVNTEAKYLLLTHAFEVMECVRVQFTTDELNDRSRATILRIGAKQEGIVRNERIMPDGRKRNSVRFSIIDSEWPDVKTMLRQKMSR
- a CDS encoding DinB family protein; translation: MKQHFMMFAAYNQWANGRIYEAAAELVDEEFNRNTGAFFGSMMGTLNHLLTTDRIWMKRFTGEGDAPTSLDAILHRALPVLRDAREAEDRRIIDWVGGLSDKALLGRFTYMTVSDMRTVSQRQAPALAHLFNHQTHHRGQAHTILTILGRPSLGLDLALFQRTEEGRAFA
- a CDS encoding glutathione S-transferase family protein → MTILLYDLVGHDPARPFSPHCWKAAMALAHKGLDISTVPTRFLEVPTIEGGVSKTIPVIRDGETVVADSFAIAVYLDEAYPDRPTLFGGAGGKAMARFIERWSQLTIHPYITTAALIDLYGMQDEANSVYFRQSREARLGKKLEDVTAARDAGLGSFRASLEPLRSMLAYQPFIGGPSPLFADYIVFGALQWARIASPYRLLDDGDVVAQWFERCLDLNGGLGRKVSAAA
- the bluB gene encoding 5,6-dimethylbenzimidazole synthase, which produces MTSGPEFLDGFRAELLNLFLWRRDVRRFKPTPLPEGTLERLLGLASIAPSVGLSQPWRFVVVQSPERRDAVRASFEQCNAQALASFSGERASLYARLKLAGLTEAPCQFAVFADRTTEQGHGLGRLTMPATIEYSAVMAVHTLWLAARAEGIGMGWVSILDPVQMASILEAPPEWTFIGYFCVGYPTEEQCTPVLEQEGWEFRRPSMIITR
- a CDS encoding DNA-3-methyladenine glycosylase I; this encodes MRAYHDEEWGVPQRDARMLWEMLMLEGFQAGLAWITVLRKRQAFRTAFAGFDPEKVARFGASDIERLMADIGIIRARAKIEATIQGARIFCEMAERGESFADFCWSFTEGKVAKGDGHGWVASSPLSEQISKEMKRRGFKFVGPTIVHAWMQAVGIVNDHSAGCFRWAEVRVGKRRET